One part of the Gemmatimonas sp. genome encodes these proteins:
- a CDS encoding SusC/RagA family TonB-linked outer membrane protein: MSRLQRLLAAVALVAAVPFSAHAQTRDVTGKVTMSGTGTPLPDITVGIVGQQVGVRTNERGEYRIRVPQGEVSLLARGLGYKRQTIRLSANENTANFTLEKDVLQLEGVTVTGAATTTDRRVAATAVATVNAAELNRVPARSLEGNLAGKVAGARISDNSGAPGGGAQIQIRGATSVLGQGDPLYVVDGVIISNAGISSGASAITRAGGTTGSNQDQVVNRLADLNPNDIENIEVLKSAAATAIYGSRATNGVVVITTKKGASGQTRWNVTQRVGTQQLMRSLGHRQYATLNDVLPWVDGPVGEAAAREVCTPNCTNYDWQGELYGRTDPSYETLLSASGGAGNTRYFASLNDRQESGIMINTGARRTGGRINLDQTINSKLTASMGLDVTRNFLQRGIGNNNNAGVSPTYTFGYTPAIVNLNRRLENGRYPIMPFDGGGAGTANPFEVLRAIQSDETVFRQAGNLRLNYSALSTARHSVQVTSLMGFDRFQQEGVQYSPNFLQFEPADGFLGTAGQNNVSSLQTNSGLNAVWTWTPGSSWLTSLTTSVGGTYERQKQEVYRIRGRGLLPTRKTAAGAQDIATEDTRTEFRDQSYYVNEQALFFDEKLALNAGFRADRSSANGDRDRYYIFPKYSGSYRFVNPLTDKIDEIKLRGAWGQSGNRPRYGDRDLLYADGGLIGGQGSLVSAGLIGNTVIRPEVMNELEFGFDASFLKSRLAFEFTRYQRRITDLLLTFPLAPSSGLGNQIINGGQLSVLGNEAVVSLIPIRKGKFEWASRIIYNANVQYTNDIPVPAFPVPGSFGAAYGRNRITANTRSTYIWSNAPFRLNPTTGVRTVADTITYDSNPIHITTFNNDFTFGRFTVSALLDWRAGGTVSNMTNNLWDEGGNSRDFDAPAPARIIEATTNQPGSADCGTRTLGACRAFTFNGGDTRPYMQNGSYVKLREVTLNYDAPESWAKKVPGARSLRFNVSGRNLMMWTDYWGFDPEFNNFGNVNFNRFIDLAPFPPSRQFFLSVDLGF, encoded by the coding sequence ATGAGCAGGTTGCAGAGACTCCTGGCTGCGGTGGCACTCGTTGCCGCCGTGCCCTTCAGCGCCCACGCGCAAACCCGTGACGTGACCGGCAAGGTCACCATGTCGGGGACCGGGACTCCCCTCCCCGATATCACGGTTGGCATTGTCGGCCAGCAGGTGGGTGTGCGCACGAACGAACGCGGCGAGTATCGTATTCGCGTGCCGCAGGGTGAGGTCAGCCTGTTGGCGCGTGGCCTCGGCTACAAGCGCCAGACCATTCGTTTGTCTGCCAACGAGAACACGGCGAACTTCACGCTCGAGAAGGACGTCCTCCAGCTGGAAGGCGTGACGGTCACGGGTGCGGCTACCACCACCGATCGCCGCGTCGCGGCCACGGCGGTGGCCACGGTGAATGCGGCCGAACTGAACCGCGTGCCGGCCCGCTCGCTCGAAGGCAACCTGGCCGGCAAGGTGGCCGGTGCCCGCATCTCCGACAACAGCGGCGCGCCGGGTGGTGGTGCGCAGATCCAGATCCGCGGCGCCACGTCGGTGCTCGGGCAGGGTGACCCGCTGTACGTGGTGGACGGCGTGATCATCTCGAACGCCGGCATCTCGTCGGGCGCCTCGGCCATTACGCGGGCTGGCGGTACCACGGGATCCAATCAGGACCAGGTGGTGAACCGTCTGGCCGACCTCAATCCGAACGACATCGAGAACATCGAAGTGCTGAAGTCAGCGGCGGCGACGGCCATTTATGGCTCGCGCGCGACGAACGGCGTGGTGGTGATCACCACCAAGAAGGGTGCCTCCGGGCAGACCCGCTGGAATGTGACCCAGCGCGTGGGCACGCAGCAGCTGATGCGCTCCCTCGGCCATCGTCAGTATGCGACGCTCAACGATGTCCTGCCGTGGGTGGACGGCCCGGTGGGCGAAGCCGCGGCGCGCGAAGTGTGCACGCCGAACTGCACCAACTACGACTGGCAGGGCGAGCTGTACGGCCGGACTGATCCGTCGTACGAAACGCTGCTGTCGGCCTCGGGCGGCGCGGGGAACACGCGTTACTTCGCGTCGCTGAACGATCGTCAGGAGTCGGGTATCATGATCAACACCGGCGCGCGCCGCACCGGTGGTCGCATCAACCTCGACCAGACGATCAACAGCAAGCTGACCGCCAGCATGGGGCTCGACGTCACGCGCAATTTCCTGCAGCGCGGCATCGGCAACAACAACAACGCCGGCGTGAGCCCCACGTACACGTTCGGCTACACGCCGGCGATCGTGAACCTCAACCGCCGCCTCGAGAACGGCCGCTACCCGATCATGCCGTTCGACGGCGGTGGGGCAGGCACGGCCAATCCGTTCGAGGTGCTGCGCGCCATTCAGAGCGACGAAACAGTCTTCCGGCAGGCGGGTAACCTGCGCCTCAACTACTCGGCGCTCTCGACAGCCCGTCACAGTGTGCAGGTCACGTCGCTCATGGGCTTCGACCGCTTCCAGCAGGAAGGCGTACAGTACTCGCCGAACTTCCTGCAGTTCGAGCCGGCCGACGGCTTCCTTGGCACGGCCGGCCAGAACAACGTGTCCAGCCTCCAGACCAACTCGGGGCTCAACGCCGTGTGGACCTGGACACCGGGTTCGAGCTGGCTGACGTCGCTCACGACCTCGGTGGGCGGCACGTACGAGCGCCAGAAGCAGGAGGTCTACCGTATTCGCGGCCGCGGCTTGCTGCCCACGCGCAAGACGGCGGCGGGCGCACAGGATATTGCCACGGAGGATACGCGCACGGAGTTCCGCGACCAGTCGTACTACGTCAATGAGCAAGCACTTTTCTTTGACGAAAAGCTGGCGCTCAATGCCGGTTTCCGCGCCGACCGCTCAAGCGCCAACGGCGACCGTGACCGGTACTACATCTTCCCGAAGTACTCCGGTTCGTACCGTTTTGTGAACCCGCTCACCGACAAGATCGACGAGATCAAGCTGCGCGGTGCGTGGGGCCAATCGGGCAACCGCCCCCGCTACGGTGACCGTGACCTGCTGTATGCCGACGGTGGCCTCATTGGCGGGCAGGGCTCGCTGGTGTCGGCCGGCTTGATTGGCAATACGGTCATTCGGCCAGAAGTGATGAACGAGCTGGAATTCGGTTTCGACGCGTCGTTCCTCAAGTCGCGTCTGGCCTTCGAGTTCACGCGCTACCAGCGCAGGATCACCGACCTGCTGCTCACCTTCCCGCTTGCCCCATCGTCGGGCCTCGGGAACCAGATCATCAACGGCGGTCAGCTGTCCGTGCTCGGCAACGAAGCGGTGGTGTCGCTCATTCCAATCCGCAAGGGCAAGTTCGAGTGGGCGAGCCGGATCATCTACAACGCCAACGTGCAGTACACGAATGACATTCCGGTGCCGGCCTTCCCGGTGCCCGGTTCGTTCGGCGCGGCTTACGGCCGCAACCGCATCACGGCGAACACCCGCTCCACGTACATCTGGTCGAACGCGCCGTTCCGCCTCAACCCCACGACGGGAGTGCGGACCGTGGCGGACACGATCACGTACGACAGCAATCCGATCCACATCACCACGTTCAACAACGACTTCACGTTCGGCCGCTTCACGGTGTCGGCGCTGCTCGACTGGCGTGCCGGCGGTACGGTGTCGAACATGACGAACAACCTGTGGGACGAAGGCGGCAACTCCCGTGACTTCGACGCCCCTGCACCGGCTCGCATCATCGAGGCCACGACCAACCAGCCCGGGTCGGCCGATTGCGGGACGCGCACGCTTGGTGCCTGCCGGGCCTTCACGTTCAACGGCGGCGACACGCGGCCGTACATGCAGAATGGATCGTACGTGAAGCTTCGCGAAGTCACGCTCAACTACGACGCGCCGGAGTCGTGGGCCAAGAAGGTTCCGGGTGCCCGCTCGCTGCGCTTCAACGTGAGCGGCCGCAACCTCATGATGTGGACGGACTACTGGGGCTTTGACCCCGAGTTCAACAACTTCGGCAACGTGAACTTCAACCGGTTCATCGACCTGGCGCCGTTCCCGCCCAGCCGGCAGTTCTTCCTCAGCGTCGATCTGGGGTTCTAA
- a CDS encoding RagB/SusD family nutrient uptake outer membrane protein, whose amino-acid sequence MSTTSLRAVGALSLASLTLTACSRDTLEITNPNTPSIAGASADPQALQLLATGLLRQNRNSRGGFITETGRFGREAYVYTPQEGRNTSAYLIGISGQNRLDPAGFAVGSWGGPYGNLRDIFNFKNTVTASTLSETQKRAALGFARTMEAMELLTVISTRDTIGAVVQVNADAAVLAPFVSRDSTYRYILNTFDAAVTDLTAGGTAFPFALHSGYAGFNTPATFVRFNRAMAARAAAYHATSGGGAAAWTRARQALEASFINITANNAAAYNVGVFHPYSAAPDVTNPLAAATNTDLYAHMSIDADAPLKPDGTKDNRFLAKIGPRPPRGAPAGLGISSSLGFQIYPAINSSIPIIRNEELILLRAEILLATGDKAGAIAMINNIRVNSGGLAPTTLTASSADADIITEILVQKRYSLLLEGHRWIDVRRYGRLDQLPRDITTGVNAHFVARVQPLPQAECLQRIGQTGPLAGPGC is encoded by the coding sequence ATGAGCACCACTTCCCTGCGCGCCGTGGGCGCGCTGTCGCTGGCTTCCCTCACGCTGACCGCGTGCAGCCGGGACACGCTGGAAATCACGAACCCGAACACCCCGTCCATCGCGGGCGCCAGCGCCGACCCGCAGGCGCTGCAGTTGCTGGCCACCGGCCTGCTGCGGCAGAACCGTAACAGCCGCGGCGGGTTCATCACCGAGACGGGGCGTTTCGGACGCGAGGCATACGTGTACACGCCTCAGGAAGGGCGCAACACCTCGGCCTACCTCATCGGCATTTCGGGGCAGAACCGCCTCGACCCGGCCGGCTTCGCGGTAGGCAGCTGGGGCGGCCCCTACGGCAACCTGCGTGACATCTTCAACTTCAAGAATACGGTCACGGCCTCCACGCTGTCGGAAACACAGAAGCGTGCCGCGCTGGGCTTTGCCCGGACCATGGAGGCGATGGAGCTGCTCACGGTCATCTCCACCCGTGACACCATCGGCGCCGTGGTGCAGGTCAACGCGGACGCGGCGGTTCTGGCGCCGTTCGTCTCGCGTGATTCCACGTACCGATACATCCTGAACACGTTCGACGCCGCGGTGACTGACCTCACGGCGGGTGGGACCGCCTTCCCGTTCGCCCTGCACTCGGGCTACGCGGGATTCAACACGCCGGCCACGTTCGTGCGCTTCAACCGAGCCATGGCGGCTCGCGCAGCCGCGTACCACGCCACCTCGGGCGGCGGCGCGGCAGCGTGGACGCGCGCTCGACAGGCGCTCGAGGCGTCGTTCATCAACATCACGGCCAACAACGCGGCCGCGTACAACGTGGGGGTTTTCCACCCCTACTCCGCCGCGCCGGACGTGACCAACCCGCTCGCGGCAGCGACGAACACGGACTTGTACGCGCACATGTCCATTGATGCCGACGCGCCGCTCAAGCCCGACGGCACGAAGGACAACCGGTTCCTGGCCAAGATCGGTCCGCGTCCGCCGCGCGGTGCCCCGGCAGGACTCGGCATTTCGTCGTCGCTCGGTTTCCAGATCTATCCCGCGATCAACAGTTCGATTCCGATCATCCGCAACGAGGAGCTCATTCTCCTGCGGGCCGAAATCCTGCTGGCGACTGGGGACAAGGCGGGGGCGATCGCGATGATCAACAACATCCGCGTGAACTCGGGCGGCCTGGCGCCGACGACGCTGACGGCGAGTTCGGCCGACGCCGACATCATCACCGAGATCCTCGTGCAGAAGCGCTACTCGCTGCTGCTCGAGGGGCACCGCTGGATCGACGTTCGCCGGTACGGGCGTCTCGACCAGCTGCCGCGTGACATTACGACCGGCGTGAACGCGCACTTCGTGGCGCGTGTGCAGCCGCTGCCGCAGGCCGAGTGCCTGCAGCGTATTGGTCAGACGGGCCCGCTTGCCGGCCCCGGGTGCTGA
- a CDS encoding carboxypeptidase regulatory-like domain-containing protein, translated as MLTAFPSPIPARCAARVRPLALAAVLCAVSLAAPLTAQEKQTVLDRARREAADRNAAGPGTQFGVIDGTVTDTLLVPLNAADVTIVGTGARVVTGANGRFRMVQVTPGQYLLVVRRIGYAPTSGVIDVPSNDTLRLAYTLTRSNRMLDTVRVRGERLTMRMVDFDRRRQQGQGQFITQAEIERRGSVQTADFLRYMRGVEVSVNTTQVFGGTQVYSRREGGGFDGNQQQQYCPMQVLLDGIILPRYFNLDLLPPPKQIAGIEVYAGAATVPPQFSGVDRRCGVVAVWTRDGY; from the coding sequence ATGCTGACCGCTTTCCCCTCGCCGATTCCGGCGCGCTGTGCCGCGCGTGTCCGTCCGCTGGCACTGGCCGCCGTCCTGTGCGCGGTGAGCCTTGCAGCCCCGCTTACCGCTCAGGAAAAGCAGACCGTGCTCGACCGTGCCCGTCGTGAGGCGGCCGATCGCAATGCGGCCGGTCCTGGCACCCAGTTCGGCGTCATCGACGGCACGGTGACCGACACGCTGCTGGTGCCCCTCAACGCGGCCGATGTGACGATCGTTGGCACCGGCGCACGGGTCGTGACCGGTGCCAACGGCCGTTTCCGCATGGTGCAGGTCACGCCCGGTCAGTACCTGCTGGTCGTGCGCCGCATCGGGTACGCGCCGACCTCCGGCGTCATCGACGTGCCGTCGAACGACACGTTGCGCCTTGCATATACGCTTACCCGCTCCAATCGCATGCTCGACACGGTGCGCGTGCGCGGCGAGCGACTCACCATGCGCATGGTCGACTTCGACCGTCGGCGTCAGCAGGGGCAGGGCCAATTCATTACGCAGGCGGAAATCGAGCGCCGCGGCTCCGTACAGACGGCAGACTTCCTGCGCTATATGCGCGGCGTGGAGGTCTCGGTGAACACCACGCAGGTCTTCGGTGGTACGCAGGTGTACTCGCGCCGTGAAGGTGGCGGTTTCGACGGAAACCAGCAGCAGCAGTACTGCCCCATGCAGGTGCTGCTCGACGGCATTATCCTGCCGCGATACTTCAATCTCGATCTGCTCCCGCCACCCAAGCAGATCGCCGGAATCGAAGTGTATGCCGGCGCCGCCACCGTGCCCCCGCAGTTCAGCGGCGTTGACCGTCGCTGCGGCGTCGTGGCCGTGTGGACCCGCGACGGGTACTGA